Below is a genomic region from Paraburkholderia phenazinium.
CCGCCTCTTCCAGCAGCACCGTGCGATGCTGCAATTCGTTTCCCATCGCAGATGCCATATATGTATGCCGCGATCAGAACGTGAAATTCTTCAACGCATCGGGCATGCCCTGCGCCATCGCCGCCTGTTCCTTGGCCGCGTAGGTTTGTGCATCCCACAACTCAAAGTGACTGCCCATGCCCAACAACATCACTTCCTTTTCCAGCAAAGCCGCCATCCGCAATTCAGGAGACACCAGCACGCGACCGGCGCCGTCGAGATCGACATCCGAAGCATTGCCAAGGAAAATCCGGCGCCACCAGTGAGCGTCCATGGGCAGCGCCGCGATTTTGGTGCGGAAGACTTCCCATTCCGGGCGCGGAAATAGCAACAGGCAGCCGTCCGGGTGCTTGGTGATCGTCACCCGGCCTTCTGCCTGTCCTTGCAGCGCGTCCCGATAGCGCGACGGGACGGACATCCGCCCCTTCGCATCGAGTGTCAGCGCCGACGCCCCTTGGAACACTTCCGCTCTCCCCTGTCGATCAGAGTGAGCGCTTCAGCGCTTTACTCTGGTCCCTTGCAAACTCGTTGCGATCGCGACACGGCACGCCGCTCGCCTGTTCTCGAAAATCTACCCGAAACCCCCTCGGGAATCACACAAAAATACACTTTCTCACACTGTCTCCCACTTTAGAGGAAGCCCAAACAGGGGTCAAGGGAGAAGCGCGGATTTTTAACGAAATTTGTTTGTTAGAACAAGGACTTAGCGCGACTCCTTCACGTCAGACCTAAAACGGAAAACCGTTATAAATGAATGCACTAGTGCAACTTGTGAAGGTGATACGTGAAAAGTCCGGGCGAAGCGCGTGGAATCTAAGCGATCTGCGGCGGGGGATAAGCGGAATCAGCGGAGGATTTGAGGCGATTAACCGGACGACGCGCGTTGCGCCGTCCCACTTCGCAGCGATTAAACGTAATAAGCAGTACGGGTCATGATTTTCGACGCGGCGCGCATCAAGGCGCGAGCCGGAAAAGGCAGCTCGACACCGCCGGCATCGATCGCGGCTTTGCCATGAGCGGCTTCGTCCGCGCGCATCTGCTCGACGATGGCGCGCGACTCGAGATCCGCCTCGGGCAGCGCTTCCAGATGACTGTCGAGATGCTGCTCCACCTGGCGCTCGGTCTCCGCCATGAAGCCGAGGCTCACCCTGTCGCCGAAGCGGCCGGCCACCAGACCGAGCGCGAGAGCGCCGGCGTACCACAGCGGATTCAGCAGACTGGGCCGAGACTCGAGCGCCTCGAGCCGCCGGGCGGTCCACGCCAGGTGATCTTCCTCCTCGCGTGCCGCGTGCTCGAAGGTCGCTTTCAAGCTGGGCGAGCGGGTGGCAAGCTTTTGCGCCTGATAAAGCGCCTGCGCGCACACTTCGCCGACATGGTTGACGCGCATGAGGCCCGCCGCATGCTCGCGCTCTTCCGGCGACAGCTCCGGCATGTCGGCCGACGCGTTCGGCACCGGCACCGGCCGGCTCATCCGCGACACGCCCGTCATTGAGCGTAAACCCCGATCCAGCTCGGTAATCAGTTCATCCAGCACCATCCAACTCTCCTGGTTCGACACCTCAGTCCGAATCTCCCAAACGACCGCGCGGCGTGCGTTTGCGCAGCAAAATCGCACGCCGGGAGCGCTTGCTAAGGACTGATTTAATAGCCAATTTTCAATTTTAGACCATGTTGCGTAAACGAAACAGCGGCGTTCCATGCAACCTGCTTTTTCTTTGTGCAGGGTATGCCTTTTGTTACATTACCTGCAACTTCTCGCGAAGTTAGATAGCAAGGTCCAGACGTACCAAAAATATTAGCCTTGTACAAAAAATTCGCAGTTCCTTGGAGATTAATCGATGAAAAAGTCGCTTCTCGCTCTCGCAGCATTGGGCGCGTTTGCTGGCGTCGCTCATGCGCAGAGCAGCGTGACCCTGTACGGTATCGTTGACGAAGGTTTCAACATCAACACCAACGCCGGTGGCAAGCATCTGTACAACCTGTCCAGCGGCGTTCTGCAGGGCAGCCGTTGGGGCCTGCGCGGTACGGAAGATCTGGGCGGTGGTCTGAAGGCCATCTTCGTGCTCGAAAACGGCTTCGACGTGAACACCGGTAAGTTGGGTCAGGGCGGTCTGGAGTTCGGTCGCCAGGCTTACGTCGGTCTGTCGAGCAACTACGGTTCGATCACCCTCGGTCGTCAATACGACTCCGCGGTCGACTACGTCGGCCCGCTGGAAGTCGGCGATCAATGGGGTGGCTACATCGCTGCTCACCCGGGCGACCTGGATAACCTGAACAACGATTACCGCGTCAACAACTCGATCAAGTTCACGAGCAACAACTACAACGGCCTGACCTTCGGCGGCTTGTACAGCCTCGGCGGTGTGGCTGGCGAAACCGGTCGCAACCAGATCTTCTCGCTGGGCGCCGGCTACGCGAATGGCCCGTTGGTCCTGGGCGCGGCCTACCTCAACGTTCGCAACCCGAACGTGAGCTTCTTCGGCAACAGCACGTCGGGCACGGTTTCGACGACGACGTCGAATGTCGCGTCGCCGGTGTTCTCGGGCTACGGTTCGGCCAACACGTATCAGGTTATTGCTGCAGGCGGCGCTTACACGTTCGGCGCGGCAACGATCGGCGGCACGTACTCGAACATCAAGTTCATGAATCTGGGCGCTTC
It encodes:
- the mraZ gene encoding division/cell wall cluster transcriptional repressor MraZ; the encoded protein is MFQGASALTLDAKGRMSVPSRYRDALQGQAEGRVTITKHPDGCLLLFPRPEWEVFRTKIAALPMDAHWWRRIFLGNASDVDLDGAGRVLVSPELRMAALLEKEVMLLGMGSHFELWDAQTYAAKEQAAMAQGMPDALKNFTF
- the coq7 gene encoding 2-polyprenyl-3-methyl-6-methoxy-1,4-benzoquinone monooxygenase, which encodes MVLDELITELDRGLRSMTGVSRMSRPVPVPNASADMPELSPEEREHAAGLMRVNHVGEVCAQALYQAQKLATRSPSLKATFEHAAREEEDHLAWTARRLEALESRPSLLNPLWYAGALALGLVAGRFGDRVSLGFMAETERQVEQHLDSHLEALPEADLESRAIVEQMRADEAAHGKAAIDAGGVELPFPARALMRAASKIMTRTAYYV
- a CDS encoding porin, producing the protein MKKSLLALAALGAFAGVAHAQSSVTLYGIVDEGFNINTNAGGKHLYNLSSGVLQGSRWGLRGTEDLGGGLKAIFVLENGFDVNTGKLGQGGLEFGRQAYVGLSSNYGSITLGRQYDSAVDYVGPLEVGDQWGGYIAAHPGDLDNLNNDYRVNNSIKFTSNNYNGLTFGGLYSLGGVAGETGRNQIFSLGAGYANGPLVLGAAYLNVRNPNVSFFGNSTSGTVSTTTSNVASPVFSGYGSANTYQVIAAGGAYTFGAATIGGTYSNIKFMNLGASYASPFAGQTATFNNAEINFKYQLTPALLIGTAYDYTRGSKIEGDSAAQYHQVSAGVDYFLSKRTDVYIIGVYQHALGETLNAAGTAPTAAVAAISNLTPSANQNQLTARVGIRAKF